The Natrinema caseinilyticum genomic sequence TCTAAGGACGTTGCGGTCCTACGCTCGCACATGAACGCCCGAACAGTCCTCGGTGCAGCGCTCGGAACGGTCGGCGGCGCGATCGCCGGCAACCGTCTCCTGAAACGGCGTGCGGGAGGGCTCGAGAATCCGTTGCCCGGCATCGAGCGAACGTATCGCTGGCGCGGCATCGAGTCGACGTACACCGTCGCCGGCGACCCGAACGACCCGGATATGCTCCTGTTGCACGGAATCTACGCCGGGGCCAGCAGCAACGAGTTCGCGCTGATCTTCGAACGACTGGCCGAGAAATACCGCGTCTACGCGGTCGACCTTCCCGGGTTCGGCCGCTCCGAACGCCCGCCGCTCGTTTACTCCGCGTCACTCTACGCCGAATTCGTTCGGGATTTCGCGGCTCAAAACACCGCGGAGCCGATCGTCGTCGCCAGTTCGTTGACCGGTGCGTTCGCCGCAGAGGCCGCCGACGAACTCGACGCGCGGCGACTGGTGTTGATCTGTCCGACCGACGAGACGGGCGACGAGCGACCGTGGGTCCGCACCCTCCTGCGAACGCCGATCGTGGGAACGACGCTGTACAACGCGCTCGCGAGTAAACCGGCGATCCGACACTTCTACGACCGCGACGGCTACTACGACTCCGATCGGATCGATTCGGACGAGGTCCAGTACGCCTGGGACAGCGCTCACCAGCCCGGCGCGCGCTACGCCACCGCCTCGTTCGCCGCCGGCACCCTCGATCCCGACTTCGACCTGGCGACGGAACTGGCCGCCCTCGAGACGCCGACCACCTTGATCTGGGGTCGGGACGCCGAGCTCGTCCCGCTCCGGGAGGGTCGGAACGTGGCCGAAGCGGCCGACCTCGATCTCGTCGTCATCGACTACGCTACGCAGCTTCCACACGCCGAACATCCGGACCGGTTCGTCGAGTACCTGAGCGCGGAGGTGCCGCGCGCGGACGTCGACGAGTAGCTCGCCGTCCGCCCGACGCGTTCGAGCGAGCTCACTTCTGTACGGTCTCGAGTGCCTTCGGCGAGACCGCAGCCGCTGATTCGGACTCGTCGCCCATTCCCGTCGTCACTACGAGGCGCATTCCGCGTCGGACGCTCATATCGATCTCGTGGACCTGGTCTTCCGGAAGCAACACCAGCCGCCCGGCAGTCGGGTTCGGACTGTTCGGCAGGAAGACGTTGTAGACGTCCCGCCCGGCCACCTCCTCGACCGGTGCCGGGCTCGCGCCAGTGACGAGGCCGATCATGTAGACGCCTTCGCGTGGGTATTCGACCAGGACGACGCTCTCGTAGCCGGTCTTTCGCTCGACGAGCGAATCCGCGACCTGGCGCACGCTCGAGTAGATCGTGCTCACGAGCGGCACGACGTTGATGAGTCGGCCGATGTTGCCGAACAGGTGCCGGCCGACGCTCTGGCGGGTGAGAAAGCCGAGGATTACGATCCCCGTGACGATCAGGACGACGGCGAGAAACTGGGCGGCGACCTCCACGTTCCCCGTATACCGTGCGAGTCCCGCGGCGCGGGCGACCGGCGTGACGAATTGTAGCGACCAGTTGACGAGGAACCGGAGAACGTACAGCGTGACGGCCAGCGGTGCGACCAGTATCAGTCCCGCGACGAAGCTACTCTTGATAGCTTCCGTGAGTTTCATAGCGACTTTGAAATCGCTCGGGTGAAATATCCGTCGCCGATGCGACGCGTGATCGGGCCCAACTGATCGAGAAAGAAACCGTAGTGTGCCGTGGCGTGGGCGCGTTAGACCGGCCGAAGCCCGAGGACGCGCTCGCCGGTCGTTTCGGAGACCGTGACCTGGATTTCGACGTCGAGGCCCGTTTCGACGGCCGAGAGATCGACGTCCACGACCTGCCCGGTGACGCGAACGGGCCCGAAGTCCGCGACGGCCGTCGCGTACGGCGCGTCGTCCTCGAACGCCGGCGTCGGGACGTACGTAACGTTGAACGTTTCGATCACACCGGTTTCGGGCATCTCGACCTCCGAGAGCTCGAGCGAGCCACAGTCCGGGCAGACCCGACGAGGCGGCAGGGAGCCGTGGCCGTTTTCGCACTCGAGGTAGTACGCCCCGTCCTCTTCGGCGGCTGCGAGCCACTCGTCGAAGCCGGCGTCGTCGACAGTCTCGGAGTCGCTCATTGGTCCATCACCTCCAGGACGTGAACCGTCGCACTCGCGACCGTGCCACCCGCGTTGTGGGCGAGACCGGTCGTCGCGTCGGGGACGTGATCGCTGTTGGGGTGGGTGCCGGCCAGGAGCTTCGTTACCTCGGCGATCTGGGAGGCGCCGGTCGCGCCGACCGGGTGTCCCTTCGCCTTCAGGCCGCCCGAGAGATTGACCGGCGTGTCGCCGTCGGCGGTCGTCCGCCCGTCGCGAGCCGCGGAGATACCTTCCCCGATCGGCTCTACGTCCAGCGCCTCGAGTGCGAGCACTTCGGCGATCGTAAAGCAGTCGTGGACCTCCGCGAGGTCGACGTCGCTCGCATCGATACCAGCATCGGCGTAGGCTTCCTCGCCGGCACGGCGTGCGGCGGGCGAGCGCGCGAGGTGCTCGCGGTCGTGCAGTGCCATCCGATCACCGCCCTGTCCGGTGCCGGTGATCGCGACCGGTGCATCGAGGTCGTGGTCCGCGGCGTACTCCTCGCTGGTGAGGACGAGCGCCGCGGCGCCGTCGGAGATCGGACAGGCGTCGTAGAGGCCGAGCGGTTCCGAAACCGGTGGCGCCTCGAGGACGTCCGAGACCTCGATCGCGCGCTGGTACTGGGCCTTGTCGTTGGTGAGAGCGTTCGCGTGGTTCTTGACGGCGATGTGGGCGAGGTCTTCGTGTTCGCCGCCGAACTCGTCGAAGTAGGCCTGTGCCATCAGCGCGTACGCGCCGGGGAACGTCATCCCGGCGCGCACCTCCCAGAGGTCGTCCGCGGCGATCGCGAGCGCCTCGGTCGCACCCGCCGTACCGAGGTTGTTCATCCGCTCTGCACCGCCGACGAGGAGGACGTCGTTCTCGCCGGTACGGATCCGTTTGACGGCCTCTCGAACGGCGGTGCCGGCCGAGGCACACGCGGATTCGTAGCGGGTCGCGGGCGCTCGGACGCCCGCCGCTTCGGCCATCAGCGGCCCCTGATGACCCTGGTGTTCGGAGAGCTCGCCCATGAAGTTCCCGTAGAGGACGGCCTCGACGTCGTCGCGAGGAACGGTGCTGTCCTCGAAGGCGTCGACGGTGGCCTCCGCGAAGAGGTCTCGACTGGTCCGTTCGGGCGTGTTCCCGAACGGCGTTAGCCCTGTGCCTGCGACTCGTACGTTACTCATGTACACACACGTAGTGGACGAGACCGTTAATACTCCGCGGTTAACGATTTCATTCTACGCCAATTGATAGTTCGTGACTTTCGATACGTACCGGTTTTCGTGACGGTCGAGCGGCTGCGCCCTCGAGTCTCCGTTCGCGGTAAGAGGACCGTTCTTACCGCGGTCTTATGTGATCCCGCGCCCGACACGGAGATATGACAGCCATTCCGTTCGATCTGGATCTGCTGGCGGAACTGACAGAGGTGGGTGGGGTCCCAGGGTACGAAGACCGCGTTCGCGAGATCGTCGTCAGGGAACTCGAGGGGACCGTCGACCGCCTTCGCACGGATGCGATGGGTAACGTCGTCGGAACGATCGAGGGGGACGGCGACTGTTCGGTCGCCGTTGCCGCACACATGGACGAGGTCGGGTTCATGGTCAGACACGTTCGCGGCGACGAGGACGGCTTCGGGTTCGTCGAACTCGACGCCCTCGGCGGCTGGGATGCACGGGTCCTCAAAGCCCAGCGCGTGACGATACACGCGTCCGACGAAGATATCCCGGCCGTCATCGGCTCACCGCCACCGCACACGCTGGATACGGACGATCGCGACGAGACGCCGGAAGTGAAAGACGTCGTCGTCGACCCGGGCCTTCCCTTCGAGGAACTGACGACGCGCGTCGCTCCCGGCGACCTCGTCACGCTGGTCCAATCCACCGAACGCGTCGGCGAAACGATAACCGGGAAGGCCCTGGACGATCGGGTCTGCCTGTTCGCCATGCTCGAGGCGGCCCGCCGCGTGACAGATCCTGCAGTGACGATTCACTTCTGTGCCACCGTCCAGGAGGAAGTCGGGCTTCGCGGGGCGCACGCGCTCGGCGTCGACATCGACCCCGACCTCGCACTCGCATTGGACGTCACCGTCGCGAACGACATCCCCGGGTTCGAGGACGGCGAACAGGTCACCGAACTCGGCGGCGGCACGGCGATCAAGCTCAAGGACTCGAGCGTCATCACGAACCCGAAGCTCCACGGTCGCCTTCGGTCGATCGCCGAGACCGAGGACATCGACTATCAACTCGAGATTCTCCCGTCGGGCGGCACCGACACCGCAGGCTTCCAACAAACTGCCGGCG encodes the following:
- a CDS encoding alpha/beta fold hydrolase, translating into MNARTVLGAALGTVGGAIAGNRLLKRRAGGLENPLPGIERTYRWRGIESTYTVAGDPNDPDMLLLHGIYAGASSNEFALIFERLAEKYRVYAVDLPGFGRSERPPLVYSASLYAEFVRDFAAQNTAEPIVVASSLTGAFAAEAADELDARRLVLICPTDETGDERPWVRTLLRTPIVGTTLYNALASKPAIRHFYDRDGYYDSDRIDSDEVQYAWDSAHQPGARYATASFAAGTLDPDFDLATELAALETPTTLIWGRDAELVPLREGRNVAEAADLDLVVIDYATQLPHAEHPDRFVEYLSAEVPRADVDE
- a CDS encoding DUF502 domain-containing protein, whose translation is MKLTEAIKSSFVAGLILVAPLAVTLYVLRFLVNWSLQFVTPVARAAGLARYTGNVEVAAQFLAVVLIVTGIVILGFLTRQSVGRHLFGNIGRLINVVPLVSTIYSSVRQVADSLVERKTGYESVVLVEYPREGVYMIGLVTGASPAPVEEVAGRDVYNVFLPNSPNPTAGRLVLLPEDQVHEIDMSVRRGMRLVVTTGMGDESESAAAVSPKALETVQK
- a CDS encoding Zn-ribbon domain-containing OB-fold protein, whose translation is MSDSETVDDAGFDEWLAAAEEDGAYYLECENGHGSLPPRRVCPDCGSLELSEVEMPETGVIETFNVTYVPTPAFEDDAPYATAVADFGPVRVTGQVVDVDLSAVETGLDVEIQVTVSETTGERVLGLRPV
- a CDS encoding thiolase C-terminal domain-containing protein; this translates as MSNVRVAGTGLTPFGNTPERTSRDLFAEATVDAFEDSTVPRDDVEAVLYGNFMGELSEHQGHQGPLMAEAAGVRAPATRYESACASAGTAVREAVKRIRTGENDVLLVGGAERMNNLGTAGATEALAIAADDLWEVRAGMTFPGAYALMAQAYFDEFGGEHEDLAHIAVKNHANALTNDKAQYQRAIEVSDVLEAPPVSEPLGLYDACPISDGAAALVLTSEEYAADHDLDAPVAITGTGQGGDRMALHDREHLARSPAARRAGEEAYADAGIDASDVDLAEVHDCFTIAEVLALEALDVEPIGEGISAARDGRTTADGDTPVNLSGGLKAKGHPVGATGASQIAEVTKLLAGTHPNSDHVPDATTGLAHNAGGTVASATVHVLEVMDQ
- a CDS encoding M42 family metallopeptidase encodes the protein MTAIPFDLDLLAELTEVGGVPGYEDRVREIVVRELEGTVDRLRTDAMGNVVGTIEGDGDCSVAVAAHMDEVGFMVRHVRGDEDGFGFVELDALGGWDARVLKAQRVTIHASDEDIPAVIGSPPPHTLDTDDRDETPEVKDVVVDPGLPFEELTTRVAPGDLVTLVQSTERVGETITGKALDDRVCLFAMLEAARRVTDPAVTIHFCATVQEEVGLRGAHALGVDIDPDLALALDVTVANDIPGFEDGEQVTELGGGTAIKLKDSSVITNPKLHGRLRSIAETEDIDYQLEILPSGGTDTAGFQQTAGAKPVGAISVPTRYLHTVTETAHVDDIRATVDLLEAFLETEDGTYDYTL